The proteins below are encoded in one region of Pacificitalea manganoxidans:
- a CDS encoding fumarylacetoacetate hydrolase family protein, whose product MKFVRFGDRGHEKPGLIDDDGNCRDLSGVIDDLAGDVLTRLRDLPITMDDLPIVEGHPRLGACVGAVGKFICIGLNYSDHAAEAGATVPPEPIIFMKASSAVCGPNDPIIIPRGSEKTDWEVELGIVIGKPAKYVSEQDALNHVAGYCVINDVYERDFQTARSGQWTKGKSCDNFGQTGPWLVTPDEVDDPQNLPMWLTVNGERMQNGSSATMIYGIAHLISYLSNFFTLHPGDIISTGTPPGVGLGQKPPRFLQPGDVVELGIEGLGTQRQDVIAD is encoded by the coding sequence ATGAAGTTTGTAAGATTCGGCGACCGCGGCCATGAGAAACCCGGCCTGATTGATGACGATGGGAACTGCCGCGACCTGTCCGGTGTGATCGACGACCTTGCAGGGGACGTGCTGACGCGGCTGCGTGACCTTCCCATCACGATGGACGATCTGCCCATTGTCGAGGGTCACCCCCGGCTCGGCGCCTGTGTCGGGGCGGTGGGAAAATTCATCTGCATCGGGCTGAACTATTCCGACCACGCAGCAGAAGCAGGGGCGACTGTTCCGCCGGAACCCATCATCTTCATGAAGGCCAGCAGCGCCGTCTGCGGGCCGAACGATCCGATCATTATCCCTCGCGGTTCGGAAAAGACCGATTGGGAGGTCGAACTGGGCATCGTGATCGGGAAGCCGGCCAAGTATGTTTCCGAACAGGATGCGCTGAACCATGTTGCCGGATATTGCGTCATCAACGACGTGTACGAGCGCGACTTTCAAACGGCCCGCTCCGGTCAATGGACGAAAGGCAAATCCTGCGACAACTTCGGCCAGACGGGCCCTTGGCTTGTGACGCCCGACGAGGTCGACGACCCTCAGAACCTCCCTATGTGGCTGACAGTGAACGGAGAGCGCATGCAAAACGGGTCCTCGGCCACAATGATCTACGGGATCGCGCATTTGATTTCCTATCTGAGCAACTTCTTTACCCTGCACCCCGGAGACATCATTTCTACTGGCACACCTCCGGGCGTTGGGCTGGGGCAGAAACCACCCCGTTTCCTGCAGCCCGGCGATGTCGTCGAGTTGGGCATCGAGGGCTTGGGCACCCAGCGTCAGGACGTGATCGCCGACTAG
- a CDS encoding TRAP transporter small permease subunit — translation MTSRLLGIASRITMLLLPVIAAAMIYEVIKRYVFAGPTIWVNEFSVWLAAIIYLVAGLYATQQRAHISITTVVDYLPVKARMICELFSLIVLTAYVVAIVAGGLDGALEALLNWESLGTAFNPPVPATIKPLILIVSVLVLLQSVLNFVETYHRRPAASEDR, via the coding sequence ATGACGTCGCGCCTGCTGGGCATTGCGTCGCGGATCACCATGCTTTTGCTGCCCGTTATCGCGGCTGCGATGATCTACGAAGTGATCAAGCGCTATGTGTTTGCGGGCCCGACGATCTGGGTCAACGAATTTTCGGTTTGGCTCGCCGCGATCATCTACCTTGTCGCCGGGCTCTACGCGACCCAACAGCGCGCGCATATCAGTATCACGACCGTGGTGGACTACCTGCCTGTGAAGGCCCGCATGATTTGCGAGCTTTTCTCGCTGATCGTGCTCACCGCCTATGTGGTGGCGATAGTCGCGGGCGGGCTCGATGGTGCCTTGGAGGCCCTGTTGAACTGGGAGAGCCTCGGCACCGCCTTCAATCCCCCCGTCCCAGCTACGATCAAGCCGCTGATCCTCATCGTCTCGGTGTTGGTGCTTTTGCAAAGCGTGCTGAACTTCGTCGAGACCTATCACCGCCGCCCTGCCGCGAGCGAGGACCGTTAA
- the lptG gene encoding LPS export ABC transporter permease LptG produces the protein MKLHLYFARKFFYAFGTVFAVFLGLLTLLDLVEQFRRFEGDALGFATALELALLAMPETLYSILPLVVILATLTLFLGLARTSEMVVTRAAGRSAIRALVAPGIGALLLGALAVTVFNPIVAATKVQYDLRSEQLDSGGRRVLSVSEEGLWLRQGNPDGQTVIRAERANPDGTVFYDVTFIGIDPTGTPVSRIEAERAELATGEWQMRSAKVWDLVGSTNPERDAQVLDTYSLASTLTRDQIRDSFGDPSAIPIWELPAFIASLDRAGFSARLHRVWLQMQLATPVFLLAMLLIGAAFTMRHTRFGRTGVMVLSALLLGLGVFFIRNFAQILGENGQIPVALAAWSPPVAAILLSLGLLFHLEDG, from the coding sequence ATGAAGCTGCACCTCTATTTCGCGCGCAAGTTCTTCTACGCTTTCGGCACCGTCTTTGCGGTGTTTCTGGGGCTGCTGACGCTGCTGGATCTGGTCGAACAGTTCCGCCGCTTCGAAGGCGACGCGCTTGGCTTTGCCACCGCGCTGGAACTGGCGCTGCTGGCGATGCCGGAGACGCTCTATTCCATTTTGCCGCTGGTGGTGATCCTTGCCACGCTGACGCTGTTTCTGGGGCTTGCGCGGACGTCCGAGATGGTCGTGACCCGCGCCGCCGGGCGTTCCGCGATCCGCGCGCTGGTCGCGCCGGGGATCGGGGCGCTGCTGCTGGGCGCGCTGGCGGTAACGGTGTTCAACCCGATCGTCGCGGCGACCAAGGTGCAATACGATCTGCGGTCCGAACAGCTCGACAGCGGCGGTCGCCGGGTGCTGTCGGTCTCCGAGGAGGGGCTGTGGCTGCGGCAGGGCAATCCCGACGGGCAAACCGTGATCCGGGCGGAGCGGGCCAATCCCGACGGCACCGTGTTCTATGACGTCACCTTCATCGGCATCGATCCGACCGGCACGCCCGTCAGCCGGATCGAGGCGGAGCGCGCGGAATTGGCGACCGGCGAATGGCAGATGCGCTCGGCCAAGGTCTGGGATCTCGTCGGCAGCACCAATCCCGAGCGGGACGCGCAGGTGCTTGACACCTACAGCCTTGCCTCCACCCTGACCCGCGACCAGATCCGCGACAGCTTTGGCGATCCGTCAGCGATCCCGATCTGGGAATTGCCCGCCTTCATCGCGTCGCTGGACCGGGCCGGGTTTTCCGCGCGGCTGCACCGGGTCTGGTTGCAGATGCAGTTGGCGACGCCGGTCTTTCTGCTGGCCATGCTGCTGATCGGCGCGGCCTTTACCATGCGCCACACCCGGTTCGGTCGCACCGGGGTGATGGTGCTGTCGGCGCTGCTGCTGGGGCTTGGCGTCTTTTTCATCCGCAACTTCGCGCAGATTCTCGGCGAAAACGGTCAGATCCCGGTGGCGCTGGCGGCATGGTCGCCGCCCGTGGCCGCGATCCTGCTTTCGCTTGGTCTGCTGTTTCATCTGGAGGACGGGTGA
- a CDS encoding TRAP transporter large permease: MSSEIIVLAFALLVVLLIAGVPLGFSTGAIGAALLWINFGPAGLSLIAQRIYDLAVTFSLLAVPLFIFMSMLLERSAIAQRMYDALNLLLCRIRGGVAVTTAGMAVIMAAMSGIIGGEIVLLGLVALPQMLRLGYDKHLTIGTICACGSLGTMIPPSVVLIMYGLITQTSINDMFVAAVVPGLLLGAVFIGYIIIRVNLNPALAPVVERPPATPQERGGHPLIEMTLTLAPFAIGGAAGVIGAQAGAEGATSVSIGIGTCAALQLIAILITQKRQDLIIAHGLVPPLLIVTVVMGSIYGGITGITEAAAMGVGVTLLIIAIRGEFQFDLFAGAMEGTFRSTGAIMWVVFGATVLAGAFSLSGGNRYIASLLADMNLSPSSTILIMLLIFFILGMFMDWIGIILLTMPIFMPIVRSYGFDPVWFGVLFSMSMQVAFLSPPFGSAAFFLKSVAPPEIDLPTIYRSFGPFILLQIAVLMLVFFVPDIALFLVR, translated from the coding sequence ATGTCATCCGAAATCATCGTTCTCGCGTTCGCGCTGCTCGTGGTGCTGCTGATCGCCGGTGTGCCGTTAGGCTTTTCCACCGGCGCAATTGGTGCCGCGCTTTTGTGGATCAACTTTGGCCCTGCCGGATTGTCGCTGATCGCCCAGCGCATCTACGATCTTGCCGTAACCTTTTCGCTTCTTGCCGTGCCGCTGTTTATCTTCATGTCGATGCTGCTGGAGCGAAGCGCCATCGCGCAGCGCATGTATGATGCCCTCAATCTGCTTTTGTGCCGGATCAGGGGGGGCGTCGCGGTCACCACCGCGGGCATGGCCGTCATCATGGCCGCAATGTCCGGCATCATCGGGGGCGAAATTGTGCTGCTGGGCTTGGTTGCGCTGCCTCAGATGCTGCGCCTCGGCTATGACAAGCATCTGACGATCGGGACGATCTGCGCCTGCGGCTCGCTTGGGACGATGATACCGCCTTCGGTCGTGCTTATCATGTATGGGCTGATCACGCAGACATCGATCAATGACATGTTCGTCGCCGCCGTTGTTCCCGGATTGCTCCTCGGGGCTGTCTTTATCGGCTACATCATTATCCGGGTTAACCTGAACCCCGCACTCGCACCGGTGGTCGAGCGCCCGCCTGCGACACCGCAAGAACGGGGCGGGCACCCGTTGATCGAAATGACGCTGACCTTGGCCCCGTTTGCCATTGGTGGGGCGGCAGGGGTCATTGGCGCTCAGGCCGGCGCGGAGGGGGCCACTTCTGTCAGCATCGGCATTGGAACCTGCGCGGCGCTCCAACTGATCGCAATCTTGATCACCCAGAAACGTCAGGATCTGATCATCGCGCATGGTCTGGTGCCACCGCTGCTCATCGTCACGGTTGTGATGGGCTCGATCTACGGCGGCATTACCGGGATCACCGAAGCCGCGGCCATGGGGGTCGGCGTCACCCTGCTGATCATCGCGATCCGCGGGGAATTTCAGTTCGATCTTTTTGCAGGTGCCATGGAGGGCACTTTCCGATCCACCGGTGCGATCATGTGGGTCGTGTTCGGTGCGACGGTGCTGGCGGGCGCGTTCAGTCTCTCCGGTGGCAATCGCTACATTGCGTCCCTTCTCGCAGATATGAACCTGTCACCATCGAGCACGATCCTCATCATGCTGCTGATCTTCTTCATTCTGGGGATGTTCATGGACTGGATCGGGATCATCCTGCTCACGATGCCGATTTTCATGCCGATCGTGCGCAGCTACGGCTTCGATCCGGTCTGGTTCGGCGTGTTGTTCAGCATGAGCATGCAGGTCGCCTTCCTGTCGCCGCCATTCGGCTCCGCCGCGTTCTTCCTTAAAAGCGTCGCCCCGCCAGAGATCGATCTGCCGACGATCTACCGATCCTTTGGCCCGTTCATCCTGTTGCAGATTGCGGTCCTGATGCTGGTATTTTTCGTGCCTGACATCGCGCTCTTCCTTGTGCGCTGA
- the lptF gene encoding LPS export ABC transporter permease LptF gives MPRFDRYVLSQLMVLFGFFALVLVSVYWVNRAVSLFDELIADGQSAGVFLEFTALSLPNVIRLVLPIAAFIAAVYVTNRLTSESELVVVQSSGFSPFRLARPVAMFGLLVALLMAVLVHVLVPISRTQLADREGEIANDITARFLTEGQFLHPADGITFYIREISAQGELLDVFLSDARTAGQRTTYMAKRALLLRRDDGPKLIMFDGSAQTFTEATQRLFVTRFSDSAYDIGDLITGNGRSRRDVREYSTPMLFSPTQAALDATRRDASIFHYEGHLRMVQPLQALVTALIGFSALMLGQFSRFGVWRQIVLAVVLLIVVQMLETAAAGVARNDPAAWPLVYLPTVMGGGMSVVMLWLAGRPALFRRRRKSPAGGQPA, from the coding sequence GTGCCGAGATTTGACAGATACGTCCTGTCGCAGCTCATGGTGCTGTTTGGATTCTTCGCACTGGTGCTGGTGTCGGTCTACTGGGTCAACCGGGCGGTGTCGCTGTTTGACGAATTGATCGCGGATGGCCAATCCGCCGGCGTGTTTCTGGAATTCACCGCGCTTTCTCTGCCCAATGTGATCCGGCTGGTGCTACCCATCGCGGCCTTCATCGCTGCGGTCTATGTCACCAATCGGCTGACCTCGGAAAGCGAACTGGTCGTGGTGCAGTCGTCGGGCTTCTCGCCGTTTCGGCTGGCGCGCCCGGTGGCGATGTTCGGGCTGCTGGTGGCGTTGCTGATGGCGGTTCTGGTGCATGTGCTGGTCCCCATCAGCCGCACCCAGCTGGCCGACCGCGAAGGCGAGATCGCCAATGACATCACCGCGCGGTTTCTGACCGAGGGGCAGTTCCTGCACCCCGCCGATGGCATCACCTTCTATATTCGGGAGATCAGCGCGCAGGGCGAATTGCTGGATGTGTTCCTGTCGGACGCCCGCACCGCCGGACAACGCACGACCTATATGGCCAAGCGCGCGCTGCTGTTGCGCCGCGATGACGGGCCCAAGCTCATCATGTTCGATGGCAGCGCCCAGACCTTTACCGAAGCGACGCAGCGCCTGTTCGTCACCCGGTTCAGCGATTCCGCCTATGACATCGGCGATCTGATCACCGGCAATGGCCGCTCGCGCCGGGATGTGCGGGAATACAGCACCCCGATGCTGTTCAGTCCGACGCAGGCCGCCTTGGACGCCACCCGCCGCGACGCGTCGATCTTCCACTACGAGGGCCACCTGCGCATGGTGCAGCCGTTGCAGGCGCTGGTGACCGCGCTGATCGGGTTTTCCGCGCTGATGCTGGGCCAGTTCAGCCGCTTTGGCGTCTGGCGGCAGATCGTGCTGGCGGTGGTGTTGCTGATCGTCGTTCAGATGCTGGAAACGGCGGCGGCGGGTGTGGCGCGCAATGATCCCGCCGCGTGGCCGCTGGTCTACCTGCCTACCGTGATGGGCGGGGGGATGTCCGTGGTGATGCTATGGCTCGCCGGGCGACCCGCCCTGTTCCGACGCAGGCGCAAATCCCCTGCCGGAGGCCAGCCCGCATGA